ATATCCCTGAAGGACAAAAAAGCCTTGCCTTCCACTTAATCTACCAATCTCAACATCGAACCCTTACTGCAAAGGAGGCAGATAGCGTGCACCAAGAAATCATTTCAACCCTGGAAAAGAATCCCGCATGGGAAGTACGAAAGTAAGTATGGCAAAAAAACAAACTAAACAATCTGAATACGAAGCAAAGGACATCGTGGTTCTGGAGGGTTTAGATCCCGTCAGAAAACGTCCTGCAATGTACATTGGCTCCACAGGTCTTGATGGACTGCACCATTTGGTGTGGGAGGTGTTGGATAACAGCATTGATGAAGCCATGGCAGGATATGCAAAAAACATTGAGATTTCCTTGCTTCCCCAAAACCGGGTACAAGTTATTGATGACGGACGGGGCATCCCCGTTGAAAAACACCCCCAAACCAAGAAATCCACCCTAGAAACCGTCATGACCATTCTGCATGCAGGGGCAAAGTTTGGGAGCAAAGCATATCAGGTTTCAGGAGGTTTACACGGAGTAGGGGTTTCTGTGGTGAACGCCCTTTCTACCTATTTGAAAGCCGAGGTATGCAGGGACGGCATCCACTACCAGCAGGAATATTCCAAAGGAAAACCAAAGAGTCAAGTTAAGAAAGTGGGCAAGTGCAGAGGGTCTGGAACCAAGATTCTTTTTGAGCCAGATAGTGAGGTTTTCAAAGAAATTAAGTTTGATACAAAACGCATTATTAATCATTTGCGGCAACAGGCCTACCTTACCTCAGCTACCAAGATCACCCTTATAGACTTAAGAGAGAAGGAAAAGGAGTCTTATTCCTTTTACTTTGAGGGGGGGGTGGCTTCCTATGTTCTGTATCTTGTCAAAGATAGAACTCCAAAACATGACACTGTTTTTTACGTGAAGGGCGAGAAAGAAGGAATATTGGTAGAGATTGCGTTCCAATACACAGAAGAGTTTGAGATTATGGAAGAAAGTTTTGCCAATAACATCTATACCCCGGAAGGCGGAACCCATCTCACCGGTTTTCGATCTGCCCTGACAAGAACCTTAAACGAATATGCAAAGAAGAACAATTTTCTAAAAGGAGAGGAATCTCTTACCGGAGAGGATGTGCGGGAGGGAATGACTGCGGTGATTTCAGTGAAAATCCATGATCCTCAGTTTGAGGGACAGACCAAGGCAAAACTGGGAAACCCCGAGGCAAAGAACGTGGTGGAAAGCATTACGGCAGAGGCCTTGACCGATTATCTGGAACGCAACCCCCTAGATGGGCGAGCCATCATTGAAAAATGCATTCTTTCTTCCAAAGCCAGAAAGGCAGCTAAGGCAGCTCGCCAGATCGTGTTGAGAAAAGGAATACTGGAAGGATTGGCACTGCCAGGAAAGCTTGCTGACTGTGCTTCAAGAGATCCAGAAGAGTCAGAACTCTACATTGTAGAAGGGGAGTCAGCCGGGGGTTCTACCAAGCAGGCACGAAACCGAAGATTTCAGGCAGTATTGCCCCTGCGAGGCAAAATCTTGAATGTAGAGCGCGCAAGGCTAGACAAGATATTGACTTCAAAAGAAATTCGCGCATTGGTGATTGCCTTGGGAACTGCCATTGCAGAGGATTTTGACATTGACAAGATTCGCTATCAACGCATCATTATCATGACCGATGCTGACGTAGATGGTTCTCACATTAGAGCTTTGCTCTTAACTTTGTTCTACCGATACTTTCGTCCCATAATTGAGCGAGGATATTTATACATTGCCCAACCTCCTTTATATAGAATACAACAGGGAAAGAATGTGCAGTATGCCTTTTCTGACCAAGAGCGGGATAAAATCGTCTCCAAGCTTAAAGCACAAAAGGGAGCCCCAGCAATGAATATACAGCGATACAAGGGGTTGGGTGAAATGAATCCCGAACAGCTATGGGAAACCACCATGAACCCTGAACGTCGTGTCCTCTTGCAGGTCACCGTGGATAACGCCAGGGAGGCAGACAAGATCTTTGACGTGCTTATGGGAGACGAGGTTGCTCCAAGAAAGAAGTTTATCCAGACCTATGCAAAGTCCGTGAAGAATCTTGACATTTAGTATAGTTATAGGTATAGTTTAAAACCCAAAGCAATGCAAAATCCGCTTTCAAAACTTGGAACATTCCTCAAGGAATCTCATGGAGAGGCGAAAAAGGTAAACTGGCCCACTAAACAGCGTACCCTGCAAAACACTATTTTGGTGATTATATTTTCGGTTGTTGTGGCTATATTCTTAAATACGTTTGACCTTTTGTTTAGTAATCTGCTAGAAAGGTTCATTTTGTAATGCCAAAACAGCAAACAATACAAGAGCGAAATTGGTATGTTATTCACACGTACTCTGGATATGAAGACGCCGTAGCTCGTTCTCTCAAGCAAAGGATTGAATCTCTTAGCATGGAGGACAAGATATTTCAGATATTGGTTCCAAAGGAAAAAAAGATTAAGATAAAGTCAGGAAGGCGCCGAACCGTAGAAGAGAAAATCTATCCTGGATATGTGCTGGTAGAGATGATTGTGACCGATGACTCGTGGTATGTGGTTAGAAATACCCCCAACGTTACCGGGTTCGTGGGAGCTGGAACCACCCCCATTCCCGTTTCTAAAGAGGAGATTGACTACTTAAAAGAACGCATGGGTCAAGAATCCCCACAGTACGACATTAGTGTGGCAGAGGGAGATGCGGTAAAGATTATTGATGGCCCTTTTAAGGATTTTGACGGTAAGGTTTCAGAGATTGACCAAGAGCGGGGAAAGATAAAAGTGCTGGTAAATATGTTTGGTCGCGATACCCCCGTAGAGCTGGATTCGCTTCAGATACAGAAGTTATAATTATATTTATTGGGTTTATGGCAAAAAAAATAAAGGCGCAAATAAAGTTACACATTAAGGCAGGGGAGGCGACTCCCGCTCCTCCTGTTGGTCCGACGCTGGCCCCTCATGGACTGAACATAGGGGAGTTTTGCCAGAAGTTTAACGATGCTACCCGTGAAATGAAGGGATTCAAGATCCCAGTAGATATTGTAATTTACGGAGACCGGAGCTATGACTTTACAGTCCACCAACCTCAAGCCTCAGAGCTTTTAAAACGTGCTGCAGGTATTGAGAAAGGATCTGGTCAACCCAATAAACTGAAAGTTGCAAAGATAAGTAAGACGCAACTGGAAGAGATTGCAAAACAGAAAATGCCGGATCTCAACACAGACAATCTTGAATCTGCCGTAAAAACTATTGAAGGAACCGCAAAAAGCTTAGGCATAGAAATAATCTCATAGTACGCATTATGATACTGTCTGACCGAGACATTAAAAAGTCCATCCAGGAAGGGAAAATCATTATGTCCCCAGCCCCCAACTATGAAGAGCAGCTGGGGCCTTGTTCTTTGGACCTTCATTTAGGTAACGTCATGAAGGTATTTAAGACCACCTCCTATCCTTATCTGGACTTAAAGCGGGAAATCAATTTTGAAGAGTTGATGGATGAAATCACGGTAAAAGAGGGGGATCCCTTTGTGTTGCAGCCGGGAGCCTTTGCCCTGGCAATAACCAGAGAGGAGTTTACTCTCCCAGACGACATCATGGGGCGCTTGGACGGCAGGAGTTCCCTTGGACGCCTTGGCATTGTGGTGCATTCCACCGCAGCCCGTTTTGACCCAGGGTGGTCAGGAAAAGCTGTCATGGAATTGGGAAACCTTGGGCCAAGTCCGGTCATCTTGTATGAGGGCATGAGAATTTGCGCCTTAACCTTTGAAACGTTAACCTCTCCTGTTGAGGAATCCTACGCCAAAAGCAGCAAGCGAAAATACTCGCACCAACAAAAACCCCAGGCAAGCAAGATAAACAAAGAATTTAGCGAAAGTTAGGTCGACTTTTTGACCTCCTCCTTTTCATACAGTCCTCCTGCCACCGTGAGTTCTCCCTTGATGGCAGGGTAGGGATCGTAGTTTTCCAATGATACAAGATCTGGATGGAAATCATCCAGCTCTTTTATTTTAGGATCCAATATAACGTGCGGGAAAGGTCTTGGTTCTCTTTTTAGTTGTTCTTTGACCTGTTCAACATGATTCTCATAAATGTGGGCATCTCCAAAAGTATGTATAAATTCACCAGGTTTCACCCCCAGGATTTGGGCTAATACTTTTGTAAGCAAAGCATAGCTTGCAATATTAAATGGGACTCCTAAAAAGAGATCAGCTGATCTCTGATAGAGTTGAAGATAGAGTTTCCCACCTTTCAAGGATATTTGATACATATTGTGGCAAATAGGAAAACGGGAAGCATCCTCTTCTTGCGCCATTGTATAGAGGTATTCGGGGTTCCATGAGGTAACAATGGCATTCCGAGCAAAGGGGTCTTCTTTAAGCTCATCTACAATCCATTGAAGTTGGTCTATAGTATCGCCTCGTTTGGTGGGCCATTTTCTCCACATCTCCCCATATATTCGAGGAAGTTCTCCATGTTCTTTCGCAAATTCTTGGTCCTGTGCGATTTTGGCGATGAATTCTTCTTTGGAAAGTTCTGGAACACCCTGTTTTTGGGAGTAAATCTTGTAGGGATAATCATCCCAGATATGAACATTGTTGTCTACTAAGTATTTAATGTTGGTTTGGCCAGTCAAGAACCAATAAAGCTCATGGAGAACCCCTTTCCAGTACACTTTCTTAGTGGTTAAAAGAGGAAATCCCTCTGTAAGGTCATAGCGGATTTGCCTGCCAAACACACTCCAGGATTTGGCTCCAGTACCCCTGTCTACGTTTTCTGTGCCTTTCTCAAGGACCTCTTTGAGCAAGTTGAGATATTGGTATTCCGGATGCATTATGATACTATAGCAGAGACAAATAATGCGGGTCAATATCTCCTAAATGAAATTAAGAAATCCTAAATTTCGTTTAAGCAACCAACAATGACAACTTTTATTATAGCAGCCCTTACTGCAGATGGCTTTATTGGGAAAGATTCTACCCACTCGCCCTTAACTTGGAGGAGCGAGGGTGATAGGAAGTTTTTTATTGAGCGTACCAAACAAGCTGGTCTCGCCATTATGGGATTGAACACGGCAAAAACGTCAAAACGACCCCTTCCAGGTCGCCGCAATATTATTTATGCTGACAACAAAGATCAGTTGCTTCACTGGCAAGAATATGGAGAGTGGGAAATAACCCAGGATAACCCAAAAGAGTTGCTTTCTCGTCTTAAAAAAGATGGACACAAAGAAATTGCCATCTGCGGAGGAGCTACCATCTACACCATGTTCATGGAACAGAACCTCGTGGATAAACTCTATTTGAGCATTGAGCCAGTGTTATTCGGAAAAGGCATTACCCTGTTTAACAAAGAATTAGATACAAAGCTTCAACTTAAAAACGTATCAAAATTAGGCGAGCAGACAATTTTACTAGAATATAACGTGCTAAAACTTCGTTAAACGAATTCTGCTTAAATCTTGTTTAGGTGCGGATAACTAAATGAGATTTAAGTAAAAAGGAATATCTATGGTATTGGGGATTAAAGAATTACATCAATTGGTCAAAGAAAAAAATCTTGTAACCAATTTATCACAGCGAGAGCTTGAAAACCCGGAAGGCGCCGGTTTTGATTTAAGAATAGGAGAGCTGTACGAGATTTCTGGACAGGGTTTTTTGGGCGAGACAGAGCGGGAAACTCCAAAGATGAAGCTCGTTGAAAAATACGAGGAGGGAAAAACCAATGAGATACAACTCAAGCCCCACACTTACTATCTTTTAAAAACCGTGGAGGATGTAAACATGCCGGAGAATCTCTTGGCCATTATGACGCCTCGCTCCACTCTGTTTCGCTCTGGTGTCTACATCTTTGGAGGGCAAGTTCCCCCTGGATATCAAGGGGGTCTTAACATGGGCATCTATAACTACCGAGATACGGATTTTCGTCTTGAAATGGGGGCTCGTGTAGTACATATTATGTTTTTTGAGGTAAAAGGTGAAGGAAATCTCTATCGCGGCCAGTGGCAGGGTGGGCGGGTAACCACAGAACAAAAAGAAACTCAGGTATAAAACACGAGGCCCCTGGAGTTTTATCTCACAGGGGCCTGTTTATCGAGTGAAACGCCAAGCGTGTTTGCAACTCGTACGAGCCACGCGAATATATCGGCGAGCTCTTCTTCCATGCCCTCCTTGCTATTTTTGTTGATCGCCTCGTCAAGCTCAAGAACTTCATCCCTGAAGTGCTGAGTCTCTTCTGCGAGGGT
The Patescibacteria group bacterium DNA segment above includes these coding regions:
- the secE gene encoding preprotein translocase subunit SecE, encoding MQNPLSKLGTFLKESHGEAKKVNWPTKQRTLQNTILVIIFSVVVAIFLNTFDLLFSNLLERFIL
- the thyA gene encoding thymidylate synthase, with the translated sequence MHPEYQYLNLLKEVLEKGTENVDRGTGAKSWSVFGRQIRYDLTEGFPLLTTKKVYWKGVLHELYWFLTGQTNIKYLVDNNVHIWDDYPYKIYSQKQGVPELSKEEFIAKIAQDQEFAKEHGELPRIYGEMWRKWPTKRGDTIDQLQWIVDELKEDPFARNAIVTSWNPEYLYTMAQEEDASRFPICHNMYQISLKGGKLYLQLYQRSADLFLGVPFNIASYALLTKVLAQILGVKPGEFIHTFGDAHIYENHVEQVKEQLKREPRPFPHVILDPKIKELDDFHPDLVSLENYDPYPAIKGELTVAGGLYEKEEVKKST
- the rplK gene encoding 50S ribosomal protein L11, which encodes MAKKIKAQIKLHIKAGEATPAPPVGPTLAPHGLNIGEFCQKFNDATREMKGFKIPVDIVIYGDRSYDFTVHQPQASELLKRAAGIEKGSGQPNKLKVAKISKTQLEEIAKQKMPDLNTDNLESAVKTIEGTAKSLGIEIIS
- the nusG gene encoding transcription termination/antitermination protein NusG, whose product is MPKQQTIQERNWYVIHTYSGYEDAVARSLKQRIESLSMEDKIFQILVPKEKKIKIKSGRRRTVEEKIYPGYVLVEMIVTDDSWYVVRNTPNVTGFVGAGTTPIPVSKEEIDYLKERMGQESPQYDISVAEGDAVKIIDGPFKDFDGKVSEIDQERGKIKVLVNMFGRDTPVELDSLQIQKL
- a CDS encoding dihydrofolate reductase — translated: MTTFIIAALTADGFIGKDSTHSPLTWRSEGDRKFFIERTKQAGLAIMGLNTAKTSKRPLPGRRNIIYADNKDQLLHWQEYGEWEITQDNPKELLSRLKKDGHKEIAICGGATIYTMFMEQNLVDKLYLSIEPVLFGKGITLFNKELDTKLQLKNVSKLGEQTILLEYNVLKLR
- a CDS encoding dCTP deaminase gives rise to the protein MILSDRDIKKSIQEGKIIMSPAPNYEEQLGPCSLDLHLGNVMKVFKTTSYPYLDLKREINFEELMDEITVKEGDPFVLQPGAFALAITREEFTLPDDIMGRLDGRSSLGRLGIVVHSTAARFDPGWSGKAVMELGNLGPSPVILYEGMRICALTFETLTSPVEESYAKSSKRKYSHQQKPQASKINKEFSES
- the gyrB gene encoding DNA topoisomerase (ATP-hydrolyzing) subunit B, with the protein product MAKKQTKQSEYEAKDIVVLEGLDPVRKRPAMYIGSTGLDGLHHLVWEVLDNSIDEAMAGYAKNIEISLLPQNRVQVIDDGRGIPVEKHPQTKKSTLETVMTILHAGAKFGSKAYQVSGGLHGVGVSVVNALSTYLKAEVCRDGIHYQQEYSKGKPKSQVKKVGKCRGSGTKILFEPDSEVFKEIKFDTKRIINHLRQQAYLTSATKITLIDLREKEKESYSFYFEGGVASYVLYLVKDRTPKHDTVFYVKGEKEGILVEIAFQYTEEFEIMEESFANNIYTPEGGTHLTGFRSALTRTLNEYAKKNNFLKGEESLTGEDVREGMTAVISVKIHDPQFEGQTKAKLGNPEAKNVVESITAEALTDYLERNPLDGRAIIEKCILSSKARKAAKAARQIVLRKGILEGLALPGKLADCASRDPEESELYIVEGESAGGSTKQARNRRFQAVLPLRGKILNVERARLDKILTSKEIRALVIALGTAIAEDFDIDKIRYQRIIIMTDADVDGSHIRALLLTLFYRYFRPIIERGYLYIAQPPLYRIQQGKNVQYAFSDQERDKIVSKLKAQKGAPAMNIQRYKGLGEMNPEQLWETTMNPERRVLLQVTVDNAREADKIFDVLMGDEVAPRKKFIQTYAKSVKNLDI